The following DNA comes from Bacillota bacterium.
CAATTTTTAGGTTAACCATATTCAACCTGTTATCACCTCTCTTATGTTGGGAGGTGAGAGGTGGGAGGTCGGATTTTAGTATTGCTCTCCAGCACTTGTAAGATTCTCACATCTAACATCCCACTTCACACTTCCCATACCAGAATATCCCCTTTTGATTGTATATTTGGCACGTCACATCAGTCCCTCACATCACATCTCAGACATCTCGATGCTTCGCGGACAGCCCTTTCCTTGCTGGGGCAGCCTTCCACCTCATTAAAGGTATACTTCCTCTCTACAGGCAACAGGTCGTCGGGAGGCATCCTCTCCATTTTTTCCTCGATAACGGGCTGGAAATTCCTTCTTTCAATCTTTCGGTTACTCAGTTGTTCCGCCATATTACCTCCCAGGTACCTGTCTATATTCAGGGCCGCCCTTCTTCCATCTCCAACTGCCCCAACTACGGTATCCGGGCCCCTTGAACAGTCGCCTCCCGCGAATACTCCTTCAACACTCGTCTGCTGGGTATGCGGATCAACCACAACCCTCAGGTACCTGTCAATTTCCAGGCTGGTTTCACCGTTCAGACTTTCAATGTCTTGTATCATACCTATTGCCACTATGACGGAATCGAACTCTTCGGTATATTCGGAACCTTTGATAGGAACCGGTTTCTTCCTCCCGGACCGGTCGAACTCTCCCTGTTTCATTCTGACCAGTTTTAAGCCTTTGACCTTTCCCTCTTCGTCACCTATGATTTCCAGGGGCGCCGTCAGCGGCTCTATAATCACCCCTTCCTCCATCCCGTCCCTTATCTCCTTGTTCATGGCCTGCATATCCTGGGCGCTTCTCCTGTATATCATCTTTACTTCCTTTGCTCCAAGCCTTATGGCAAACCTTGCCATGTCAATGGCGCAGTTGCCTCCGCCTATTACGGCAACCTTGTTCCCAATGTATGGCGGATTGCCGGCATTGGCCTTTTGCAGGAAATCAAAGGAGAAATGGACATTCGTGAGATTTTCTCCGGGGATATCCAGTAAAATCTGTTCCTGCGATCCCACTGCTACGAATACGGCATCGTACTCTTCCCTGAGCTTGTTCAGGCTTATATCCTTGCCTACCCTGACGCCCGTTACCAGGTTGATACCCAGGTCCAGAATCCTTTGTATCTCATGCTTTATAACGTTCCTGGGCAGCCTGAACTCGGGGATGGCGTATACCAGCATGCCTCCGGGTTCCTTGTGCTCCTCGAATATGGTAACTCTATGGCCCCATTTTCTAAGGTAATATGCTGCAGTGAGCCCGGCAGGCCCTGCTCCGACCACGGCTACTCTTTTGCCTGTATCCGGAGCCACTTCTACATGAATTCCGGGGTGCTCCATTTCCCAGTCGGCTACGAACCTCTTGAGCACCCGTATATCCATTGCTTCATCAACCTGAGCCCTCTGGCATTTGGCCTCGCAGGGATGCCCGCATATTCTCCCGCATATGCCCGGGAAGGGGTTGTTTTCCATAATGACTTCAACGGACTTGTCGAACCTTCCCCTTTGGATCTCCTCAATAAACCGCGGAACATCCACCCCCGCGGGGCAGGCATTGATGCAGGGTGAGGAAAACAGGCTGGCGCAGCTGGAAGCCGGGCATCTCTTATGGTTTATATGCTCTTCGAATTCCTCCCGGAAATACCGGATTGCGTTGAGCACCGGATTGGGGGCAGTCTGTCCAAGACCGCAGAGGGCGGTTGATTTTATGATATTGCCAAGGCTCTCCAGTTTTTCTATATCTCCCTGTCTGCCTTCTCCCTTTACAATCCTGTCCAGTATCTGCAGCATTGCCCTGGTTCCTTCACGGCAGGGCGTGCATTTTCCACAGGATTCCTCCTGGACAAATTCCAGGAAAAATCTTGCCAGGTCAACCATACAGGTATCCTCATCTATTACTATCAGGCCTCCCGAACCCATGATGGTACCCATCTCCTTGAGGGATTCGTAATCGACAGGTACGTTGAGACCTCCTACCGGAATACATCCGCCCGACGGTCCTCCGGTCTGGGCGGCCTTAAGCTTCTTGCCCTTTATCAGGCCCCCGCCGATGTCGAATATAATCTCCCCGAGGGATGTGCCCATGGGCACCTCTACCAGACCTGCATATTCCGCCTTTCCGGCAAGGGCAAAAACCTTGGTCCCCGGGCTTTCCGGAGTACCTATGGTCCTCAGCCAGTCCCCTCCGTTCAGTATGATGGGAGGTACATTGGCCCAGGTTTCCACGTTGTTTATAAGGGTTGGCTTGTTCCATACACCCTCGTTGGCGGGGAAAGGCGGCCTGATCCTCGGTTCGCCCCTCAGACCCTGTATTGACCTGATGAGGGCGGTCTCCTCGCCACATACAAAGGCTCCCGCTCCCACCCTTATCTCCAGGTCAAAGCTGAATCCGGAGTTCATTATATTATCTCCCAGAAGCCCCATATTCCGGGCCTGTTCTATTGCTATTTGCAGACGTTCGAGCGCCATAGGGTACTCCGCCCTTATATAGACATACCCTTTTTTCGCTCCTATTGCGTACCCTGCAATAGCCATCCCCTCGATTACCGTGTGGGGGTCACCCTCTATTATGCTCCTGTCCATATAGGCTCCCGGGTCGCCCTCATCGGCGTTGCACACCACGTATTTCTCGTCCCCTTTGGCCTTGTATGCAAATTCCCACTTGATTCCGGTAGGGAAGCCACCTCCGCCTCTGCCCCTTAACCCGGATTTTTTCATCTCCTCAATTACTTCCTGCGGCTCCATTTCCGATAAAACCTTGGCAAGGGCAAAATACCCGTCAAAGGCTATATACTCCTCTATGCTGAGGGGATCTATCAATCCTACGTTCCTCAGGGCAATTTTCTTTTGACGGGCGAAAAACGGGATTTCATCTATTGACCTCACCGGCTCACCGGTATCCGGCATATGATACAACAGCCTTTCCACTACTTTCCCTTGCAGGAGATGTTTTTCTACAATTTCCGGAATATCCTTCACGGTAAGCTCCTTATAAAAAATTCCGTCCGGGTAGATGGTCATAAGGGGACCCAGGGCGCAGAGCCCCATACACCCCGTTTTTACCACTGTTACTGTACGGGACAGCTTTGTCCTTTCAAGCTCTTCATTCAGTTTATCAACTATTTCCTGGCACCCTGAAGATTCACAGC
Coding sequences within:
- the nuoF gene encoding NADH-quinone oxidoreductase subunit NuoF — translated: MNQVEYQILVCGGGGCESSGCQEIVDKLNEELERTKLSRTVTVVKTGCMGLCALGPLMTIYPDGIFYKELTVKDIPEIVEKHLLQGKVVERLLYHMPDTGEPVRSIDEIPFFARQKKIALRNVGLIDPLSIEEYIAFDGYFALAKVLSEMEPQEVIEEMKKSGLRGRGGGGFPTGIKWEFAYKAKGDEKYVVCNADEGDPGAYMDRSIIEGDPHTVIEGMAIAGYAIGAKKGYVYIRAEYPMALERLQIAIEQARNMGLLGDNIMNSGFSFDLEIRVGAGAFVCGEETALIRSIQGLRGEPRIRPPFPANEGVWNKPTLINNVETWANVPPIILNGGDWLRTIGTPESPGTKVFALAGKAEYAGLVEVPMGTSLGEIIFDIGGGLIKGKKLKAAQTGGPSGGCIPVGGLNVPVDYESLKEMGTIMGSGGLIVIDEDTCMVDLARFFLEFVQEESCGKCTPCREGTRAMLQILDRIVKGEGRQGDIEKLESLGNIIKSTALCGLGQTAPNPVLNAIRYFREEFEEHINHKRCPASSCASLFSSPCINACPAGVDVPRFIEEIQRGRFDKSVEVIMENNPFPGICGRICGHPCEAKCQRAQVDEAMDIRVLKRFVADWEMEHPGIHVEVAPDTGKRVAVVGAGPAGLTAAYYLRKWGHRVTIFEEHKEPGGMLVYAIPEFRLPRNVIKHEIQRILDLGINLVTGVRVGKDISLNKLREEYDAVFVAVGSQEQILLDIPGENLTNVHFSFDFLQKANAGNPPYIGNKVAVIGGGNCAIDMARFAIRLGAKEVKMIYRRSAQDMQAMNKEIRDGMEEGVIIEPLTAPLEIIGDEEGKVKGLKLVRMKQGEFDRSGRKKPVPIKGSEYTEEFDSVIVAIGMIQDIESLNGETSLEIDRYLRVVVDPHTQQTSVEGVFAGGDCSRGPDTVVGAVGDGRRAALNIDRYLGGNMAEQLSNRKIERRNFQPVIEEKMERMPPDDLLPVERKYTFNEVEGCPSKERAVREASRCLRCDVRD